In uncultured Fibrobacter sp., a single genomic region encodes these proteins:
- a CDS encoding FISUMP domain-containing protein, which produces MRGICPEGWHLPSSDEWKTLYSAMENNPNAMLAKGVVNWPNATDAYGFSALPAGSYLGEFDYVGSFADFWSSTEYGSEDADYVYAGAILGNSHVDFNSYGKENAFSVRCVQD; this is translated from the coding sequence ATTCGTGGAATATGCCCTGAAGGCTGGCATTTGCCCAGCAGTGACGAATGGAAAACTCTCTATTCTGCTATGGAAAACAACCCCAACGCGATGCTCGCAAAGGGCGTCGTGAACTGGCCTAATGCAACTGATGCCTACGGTTTTTCTGCACTCCCTGCTGGATCCTATTTAGGAGAATTCGACTATGTCGGCTCTTTCGCCGACTTCTGGAGTTCTACTGAGTACGGTAGCGAGGATGCCGACTACGTGTACGCGGGGGCTATACTTGGGAACAGCCATGTGGACTTCAACAGCTATGGTAAGGAAAATGCGTTCTCCGTCCGTTGCGTGCAAGACTAG